In Candidatus Binatia bacterium, the sequence GCTCGAGCAGCACGCGACGCTCTGTAAGACGTTGCAATACTTCGGCGTGGAGGCGATCGCGATCGAGCCGCGCGGTCTCGATCCGTACGAGGCGAGCGTCGGCGACGCCGCGATCGCATTCGAAGACGGCGCCGTGCTGATGCGGCTCAGCGCGCTCTCGCGCCGCGCCGAGGTGGACCGCATCGAGGCGGACTTCGCGCGGCTCGACGTTCCGCTCGCCGGGCACGTCGCCGCTCCCGGGCTGCTCGATGGCAACGACCTGCTGCTCGTGGGCGAGACTGCCTTCGTCGGCGTCGGATCGCGCGGAAACGATGTCGGCCGCAAAGGATTCGCGCAGCTCGCGCGGGCGCACGGTTATCGCGTCGTCGAGGTGAAGCTCGCCCCCGACGCCCCGGCGCTACGCGCCGTCGCTGGGGCCGTCTCGGAGGATACGATCGTCGTCGGCGCCGACAAAGCTGACGCGTCGGCATTCGAAGGTTTCACGACGATTTCGCTCGAGCGCGGCGAGGCGCAAGCGGCCGGCGTGCTCGTGCTCGACGAGCGGCACGTGATCGCCGACATCCGCTATCGCACGTCGCTCGGCGCGATGCGCCGCGCGGGCATCACCGTCGAGGCGATCGACCTCTACGAGTTTGCGAAGCTGGGCATGACGCCGTCGATGCTGACGTTGGTTCTGCGGCGCGATTGAGATCGCGGCCGCATGCGACTCGCCGTTCTTTCGGACGTTCACGGAAATCTCTTAGGCCTCGACGCCTGCCTGGCGGACTTGGAATCGCAAGGCGGCGCCGACGCGATCGTCGTCGCGGGCGATCTCTGCCTCGGCGGCCCGAAGCCGAAGAAGGTGCTGCAGCGGCTCGAAGAGATCGGCGCATCGTGCGTGCGCGGAAACACCGATCGGTATCTCGCCGAGGACACGCCGGGCCAGAAGCTCGACGCGACGGTCGCGGCGCGCGTCGCGTGGACCCGCAAAGAGGTCGGCGAGCGTTGGTTGGGTTGGCTCAAGGAGCTGCCCTTCGCGATGCGCATCGGCGAGGACGAGAACCAATTGCTGATCGTGCACGCGAACCCGAAGAACGACGAGGAGCATATCTGGCCCGACGCCGAGGAAGCGGTCTTGCGCCGCCTGATCGGCCGCGAGAAGGCCACCGCGATAGCATTCGGCCACCTGCACCTGCCGTACGTCCGCATTTGGCGGCACAAGCTGCTCGTGAACGTCGCCTCGGCGGGCGTACCGAAGGACGGCGATCCGCGCGCAGCGTACGCGATTCTCACCGAGCGGGAGGGGGGTTGGCAGGTGCGTCACCGCCGCGTCGCCTTCGACGTGAAGCGAGTCGCAACCCAACTCGCCGATTGCGGGATTCCCGATAGTGCGGACCTGATCGCCACGCTCCGCCGTCACCGGTACAAACGATTCAAGAGCATAATCCCGTAGCTTCCGCCGCGCCCGCAATCGAGGTCGATCGTCTCGTAAAGCGATACGGCGAGTTCACCGCCGTCGACGGCATCTCGCTGCGCGTACGCGCCGGCGAGTTCTTTGGCTTCCTCGGACCGAACGGCGCGGGCAAGACGACGACGATCAACGCGATCGTCGGCCTCGCGCGTAAGAGCTCGGGTGCGATTCGGATCTTCGGGCACGACAACGAATCGGAGTGGCGGCAGGCGCGGGGTCTCGTCGGCCTCTCGCCGCAGGAATTCAACTTCGATCGCTATCTCTCGCTGCGCGACGTGCTGATCTTCGCGGCGGGCTACTACGGGTTGCACGGCAAGGCGGTCGCCGAGCGCGCCGACATGCTGCTCGAACGCTTCGGCCTGACCTCGCACGCGCATCTCGAGTATACAAAGATCTCCGGCGGTCAGAAGCGCCGTCTCTCGCTGGCTCGCGCGCTCATTCACGAGCCGCGCCTGCTGATTCTCGACGAGCCGACCGCCGGCGTCGACGTCGAATTGCGCATCGAGTTGTGGCAGTGGCTGCGCGCGCTCAACGGCGACGGCTTGACGATCTTCCTGACCACGCACTATCTCGAAGAGGCCGAGGAGCTCTGCAAGCGGATCGCGATCGTCCGCGCGGGGCGAATCGTCACGGAGAAACCGACCGACGAACTGCTCGCCGAGGGCGCATCCCTGCAAGACGTCTTTCTGGAGCTGACTCGCAATTAACCCGTACGGACTCTGGACGCTCGTCAAGCGCGAGATGATTCGCAGCCTCAAGATCATCAACCAGGTGATCTGGCCGCCGATCATCACGACGCTGCTGTACGTCTTCGTCTTCGGTCTCGCGCTCGGCAGCCGGATCCCGAGCGTGCAGGGCGTCAGTTACGCGCAATTCCTCATCCCCGGCCTCATCATGCTGCAGGTGATCGATTCGTCGTACGGGGAGTGCTCGAGCTCTCTCTTCCAAGGGCGCTTCATGAACTCGATTCAGGAGCTGCTGATCGCGCCGCTATCGGCCGGCGAGATCGTCGCCGGCTACGTGCTCGGGAGCCTGGCGCGATCGCTGCTGATCGCCGGTCTCATCACCGTGCTCGGGGTCGTGCTCGTGCATACCGCGCCGCGCGACTGGCTGCTTTACTTCGGGACGATCGCGCTCGTCTCGGTGCTCTTCTCGGCGCTCGGCTTGATCTTCGGCCTGGTTGCCGACAAGTTCGACCACATCGCGATCCTCACCACGTTCGTCATCACGCCGCTCACCTTCGTCGGCGGGGTCTTCACGTCGGCCGAGATGCTGCCGCAGCCGCTGCGCAACTTCGAGCTGTTCAATCCGATCTTTTACACGATCGATGCCTTTCGCAGGAGCTATACCGGGGAGAGCTACCTGTCACCCGCATTCTCGATCGGCATGATCGCGCTCCTGACGGCGATCGCCCTGGCCGTCATCTTGCGCATGACGGCCGTCGGTTATAAACTCCGTACGTGACGAACGTTCTCGCGATGCTCCTGGCGCTGGCGCAGCCCGCAACCCACTTAGCGATCGAGCCCTGGACGGGTTCGGATCTTCAGACGACCTCGGCGGGCGCGGCGAAGTACCGGTTGACGATCAGCGGCAAGCCGAACGCTTCGATCCGCCTGCAAGCCAACCACGTCGCGCAGGGCTGGCTCGCCGCCTTCTGCACGCAGCGGCTCTGCTCGCCGCATCGCGTCGAGGTCGCGCTGCCTGCGACGGGAGCGGCGGTTTTGCAGTTCGAGTTGATTCGCGAATCCGGCAGCGCGCCGAAGGAGAGCAGCGCGACGATCACCGCCGACGGCACGACGTCGATCGCCGTGCCCGCCGCTTACCGTCAGTAGTTCGAGAAGAAGGCGTTGTGCGCTCGCGCGAGCGCCATCGTCGTCGGCGGACCGTGGCCGGGCATCATATCCGTCTCGCCCGCAAGCGTGAAGAGCTTCGTCCCGACGCTCTCGAGGATGTCGGCATAGGTGCTCTCGTCGCCGAACGCGCCGCCCACGCTTGCCGCAAAAAGCGTATCGCCGGTAAAGACCGCGCCGTCGAAGAGATAGCAGACCGAGCCGTCGGTATGGCCCGGCGTGTGAAGCACGCGGATCGCCGTTTCATCGCCGAACGGAAGCATCGCGCCGTCGTTTGCCGGGATCGCGTTTGCTGCGAGCGAGCCGATCGCGAATACGTCGAGCGGATGCATGACGATCCGCGCCTCGGGGTACGCCTCTGCGACCGCGCCTGCCGCGTCGCAGTGATCGTCGTGCTTGTGCGTGATGAGGACGTACTGCAGATCGTAATCGCCGTCGCGTAGGACGCGCAGCAGGTTCCGCGGCGTTCCCGCCGGATCCACGAGCGCAGCCCGTCCCTCGCGATTGACGATGACGTAGCCGTTGCTCGGATGCGGATGCTGCGCGTGACGGCGGATATCGGGACGCTCGATCGCCGGCGGATACCATGCCTGCGCGGCGCTTTCGACCATCTTGTCGCCGTCGAGCCGCAGTGCCGCGGCCAGCGCGCGCGCCTCGTCCGGCGTCGCCTCGCCCGCGTCTTTGAGCCGCAGCGCGATCTCGGCCTCGGAGACCCCGCTCGCCTTTGAAAGCTGTGCCGCGTTCGTCTTCGTGCCGCGCATCGCTTTGCGCAGGATGTCGCCGAACGTATCCTCGATCGGCAGCCGCACCGCGTTCATGCGGCGTACGTGGCGTCGTAGGGCGTGAGGTTATATTTCTGAGCCAAGACGCCCCATGATACCTCGGCGGCGCCGGCCAGTCTAGCCGGCGACGCTGCAACCGGGAAGGGGAGCCGGCCGGTCGAAGCCGCCGGAATGGAACGCGTCATCATCATCGGCTCGGGCCCGGCCGGCCTCACCGCGGCCATCTATGCCGCACGCGCGAATTTGCGGCCGCTCGTCCTCGCCGGCGGGCTCTACGGCGGGCAGCTCATGCTGACGACCGACGTCGAGAATTATCCGGGCTTTCCGGAGGGGATCCAAGGCCCGGATCTGATGATCCGCTTTCGCGAGCAGGCCGAACGCTTCGGCGCGCGCATCGAGAACGTTGACGCCGCGTCGGTCGATTTCACGAAGCGGCCGCTGATCGTGCGGACGCTCGACGCGGAGCACTCCGCCGAGACGGTCATCGTCGCGACCGGAGCGAGCGCGCTCTGGCTCGACGTTCCCGGTGAGGAGCGCCTGCGCGGTCGCGGCGTCTCTACCTGCGCGACCTGCGACGGCGCCTTCTTTCGCGACAAGCACATCACCGTCGTCGGCGGCGGCGACTCGGCCCTCGAAGAGGCGCTCTTTCTCACGCGCTTCGGTAGCCGCGTGACCGTCATCCATCGGCGCGACCGGCTGCGCGCGAGCAAGATCATGGCCGACCGCGCGCGCTCGCATCCGAAGATCGACTTCGTCTGGAATACGGAGGTGCAGGAGGTGCTCGGTCACGAGAAGGTCAGCGGTTTGCGGCTTCGCAGCGTTGCCGACGGGACGACCTCGGAGTTCGCGACCGACGCGCTCTTCATCGCGATCGGGCACACGCCGAATACGGCCGTCTTCGCGGGCCAACTCGATCTCGACGAGCGCGGCTACGTCGCCTCGCCGGACGGATGCATGACGAGCGCCGAGGGCGTCTTCGTCGCCGGCGACGTCAACGACCATCGCTACCGCCAGGCGATCACCGCGGCCGGCGCGGGATGCCGCGCGGCGATGGACGCCGAGCGCTACCTCGAAGCGCTCGAGTTCAAAGTAGATTCGCTAGCGCATCTTTGAGTTCGGCGAACTCGAAACGATAGCCCAGCTCTTGCGTGCGGCGCGGCAGCACGCGCTGACCGTCGAGAAGCACCGTTGCGCCCTCGCCGAAGAGCGCGTGCAGCGCGAAGGCCGGAACGGGAAGCAACGCCGGCCGGTTAAGCGCCGTCGCGAGTTCTCGCGTGAACGTCGCGTTCGTGGCGGGCTGCGGCGCGACGCCGTTGAGCGGCCCTTCGGCGCGGTCGAGTGCGAGCAGGTAGATGCGCCCCAGATCCGCGACGTGCACCCACGAGAGCCACTGTCGTCCGCTGCCGAGCACGCCGCCGAGGCCGGCTCGAAAAGGCGGCAGCATCTTTTGCAGCGCGCCGCCGTCGCGCCCGAGCGCGACGCCGGTGCGAACGATTGCAACGCGCATGCCGAGCTCGCCCGCGCGATATGCCTCGCGCTCCCAGCCCGCGCAGACGCGCGCGAGAAAGTCCGGGCCCGGCGGACTCTCCTCGACGAAGGTCGCGCTCTCGCTCGTTCCGTAGTAGCCGACGGCCGAGGCGCTCACGTAGACGGTGCAGCGGCGCGTGCGCTGCGCGAGCGCGTCGAGGAAGCGGCGCGGCCGCTCGACGCGGCTCTCCTCGATGCGCCGTTTGACGCCCGCGTTCCAGCGCTGCGCGATCGGTTCGCCGGCCAAATTGACGACGGCATCGCACTCGGCGGCGACGCTCGCTGCCGCAACCGGATCGCGCAGCGAGGCCTCGACGACCGCATCGCCGCGCCCGCGCAGCGCCGCCCCGAGATGCCTTCCCACGAAGCCCGACGCGCCGAGCACGAGAATTCTCATACGGTTAGATTCCTCCGACGAAGCGGCCGGGATTGAGGGTGCGGTTCGGGTCGAAGCGCGCCTTGAGCGCCTGCATCCGGTCGATCGCGG encodes:
- a CDS encoding TIGR01777 family oxidoreductase yields the protein MRILVLGASGFVGRHLGAALRGRGDAVVEASLRDPVAAASVAAECDAVVNLAGEPIAQRWNAGVKRRIEESRVERPRRFLDALAQRTRRCTVYVSASAVGYYGTSESATFVEESPPGPDFLARVCAGWEREAYRAGELGMRVAIVRTGVALGRDGGALQKMLPPFRAGLGGVLGSGRQWLSWVHVADLGRIYLLALDRAEGPLNGVAPQPATNATFTRELATALNRPALLPVPAFALHALFGEGATVLLDGQRVLPRRTQELGYRFEFAELKDALANLL
- the trxB gene encoding thioredoxin-disulfide reductase gives rise to the protein MERVIIIGSGPAGLTAAIYAARANLRPLVLAGGLYGGQLMLTTDVENYPGFPEGIQGPDLMIRFREQAERFGARIENVDAASVDFTKRPLIVRTLDAEHSAETVIVATGASALWLDVPGEERLRGRGVSTCATCDGAFFRDKHITVVGGGDSALEEALFLTRFGSRVTVIHRRDRLRASKIMADRARSHPKIDFVWNTEVQEVLGHEKVSGLRLRSVADGTTSEFATDALFIAIGHTPNTAVFAGQLDLDERGYVASPDGCMTSAEGVFVAGDVNDHRYRQAITAAGAGCRAAMDAERYLEALEFKVDSLAHL
- a CDS encoding ABC transporter ATP-binding protein, which translates into the protein MRVRAGEFFGFLGPNGAGKTTTINAIVGLARKSSGAIRIFGHDNESEWRQARGLVGLSPQEFNFDRYLSLRDVLIFAAGYYGLHGKAVAERADMLLERFGLTSHAHLEYTKISGGQKRRLSLARALIHEPRLLILDEPTAGVDVELRIELWQWLRALNGDGLTIFLTTHYLEEAEELCKRIAIVRAGRIVTEKPTDELLAEGASLQDVFLELTRN
- a CDS encoding metallophosphoesterase family protein; this translates as MRLAVLSDVHGNLLGLDACLADLESQGGADAIVVAGDLCLGGPKPKKVLQRLEEIGASCVRGNTDRYLAEDTPGQKLDATVAARVAWTRKEVGERWLGWLKELPFAMRIGEDENQLLIVHANPKNDEEHIWPDAEEAVLRRLIGREKATAIAFGHLHLPYVRIWRHKLLVNVASAGVPKDGDPRAAYAILTEREGGWQVRHRRVAFDVKRVATQLADCGIPDSADLIATLRRHRYKRFKSIIP
- a CDS encoding ABC transporter permease, translated to MNPYGLWTLVKREMIRSLKIINQVIWPPIITTLLYVFVFGLALGSRIPSVQGVSYAQFLIPGLIMLQVIDSSYGECSSSLFQGRFMNSIQELLIAPLSAGEIVAGYVLGSLARSLLIAGLITVLGVVLVHTAPRDWLLYFGTIALVSVLFSALGLIFGLVADKFDHIAILTTFVITPLTFVGGVFTSAEMLPQPLRNFELFNPIFYTIDAFRRSYTGESYLSPAFSIGMIALLTAIALAVILRMTAVGYKLRT
- a CDS encoding MBL fold metallo-hydrolase, with protein sequence MNAVRLPIEDTFGDILRKAMRGTKTNAAQLSKASGVSEAEIALRLKDAGEATPDEARALAAALRLDGDKMVESAAQAWYPPAIERPDIRRHAQHPHPSNGYVIVNREGRAALVDPAGTPRNLLRVLRDGDYDLQYVLITHKHDDHCDAAGAVAEAYPEARIVMHPLDVFAIGSLAANAIPANDGAMLPFGDETAIRVLHTPGHTDGSVCYLFDGAVFTGDTLFAASVGGAFGDESTYADILESVGTKLFTLAGETDMMPGHGPPTTMALARAHNAFFSNY